The DNA sequence CGCGCGGCGAGGCCGAGCAGCGCGAGCCCCAGCAGCGCAGCGAGCGCGCTACGGGATCTGGAACTGAGCGGTGACATTGTCCGTCGCGGGTCCGCTGAAGCTGGTGCGCAGCTCCCAGGTGCCGGGCATGGCCATATAGACGTCGGTCACGTCGTAGACGCCGCTGCCCTGGGGCGTGACGGTGGGCGTGGTGGCGCTGCCGTGGCCCATGATCGGCATCCAGGGATCGACGGTCACCGTCAGCCCATCCACCGGCGCGCCGCCATCGGCCGCGGTGACGGTGAGCTGGATCTGGTTCACGCCGCGAATCGGCGGCTGGGGGCTGGTGCGCACGGCAACGCTCAGCGCGCCCGTGTCACCAGCGAGCGTGAGCAGCGCGGTCGCCGGAAATTCCGGCCCGCCACCGTCGGCGAGCGAGCCCGGATCCGTGCAGCCCGCGACGAGCAGCACCCACACGCAGAGTGAAACCGTGCGCCTCACGGCACCTCCACGAAGAACGCGGCGTGGCCGTGTGGCGACTCGTCGCTGGCGTCGGTGCAGTCGCCGAAGAGGTGGTAGCGCACGGTCCAGGTTCCGGGCGCGTCGAAGCGCACCGGGCCGATGGTGTACGTGCCCGGCGGATGCTCGGTGGTGATCGCATCGGCGGTGTCACCGGGGTGCGTCGAGTTCAGGAAGGCCTCGACGTACGGGTTCGCACCCGCGAGCGGCTGCTGCGTCGACAGGTCTGTCACCTCGATGGTGAACGTCACGTCCGTGTTCTCGCGCACAGGCGTGGAGCTCCAGCTCACCTGGTACTTGCAGTCGTCGTCGTACGCGATGGTGCCGGGATGCGTGGCACCGAAGTCGGTCGCGTCCACGCCGCCGGCGTCGAGCTGACAAACAGCCTGGTCTGTCGGCTGTATGAACAGGCCGCCGTCGGGCACCAGGAAGCCGCCGTCGTCGCCCACCGTGCAGTGGTCGTCCGGGCCGCCGTCGACCGGGCCGCCCGCAGGTCCGGCGTCGCCGCCGCCGTCGGTGCTCGAAGAACCACTGCACGCCATCATCGGAAAGGAAAGAATCGTCGCAAGGCAAAGCAAGCGAGCGCGCACGCCGGCGCGCCCGAAAAGTGTCGGGTTCACAGCCCACTCCAACGAAACAGTTTGGTTACATCTGAAGCGACTCGCTTCAGACGTCCTGTCGCGGAGGTGGCTTCGCGCGCGCGAGCAGCGGCGCGTCCGGCGGCGACTGCACGATGGCCACCGCTTCCGACTGCGGATGCTCCAGCTCCAGCCCTTGCACCTCGGGCAGGCCCACCAGCAGGAAGAAGGTCAGCGCCGGCTCGGGCATCTCACAGCCCGCGCGGAAGCACGGTCCATTCGAGGGCGC is a window from the Deltaproteobacteria bacterium genome containing:
- a CDS encoding FixH family protein; protein product: MRRTVSLCVWVLLVAGCTDPGSLADGGGPEFPATALLTLAGDTGALSVAVRTSPQPPIRGVNQIQLTVTAADGGAPVDGLTVTVDPWMPIMGHGSATTPTVTPQGSGVYDVTDVYMAMPGTWELRTSFSGPATDNVTAQFQIP